In one window of Armatimonadota bacterium DNA:
- a CDS encoding long-chain fatty acid--CoA ligase, with amino-acid sequence MTLGKMLDESARRFRHRACLIFRGKRTTYGEFADLTDRYARAMYDIGIRKGDRVAIWALNGPEFVTAYYGNAKLGAISVPINTTFTPEEAHYILSDAGAKAIVAHAAYEPALHQIWQRLPDLQHGIVIPAEDAPSSFLRWDDLMQQGADALARADESALDFKERGMTRDVAVFLYTSGTTGHPKGAMLTHRNIIWDAEACHRAIPLDRDDVALCVLPMFHSFAELVLMVFPVTIGASVAILERFIPANVLQAIHEHEVTLFCGVPSMFAVMLQVPREQRPPITTLKYCVSGGAPLPAKVFQGFKAEFGVPILEGDGPTECSPVVSVNPLEGPHKIGSVGLPLPGIQVKIFDEHDREVRTGEIGEIVVKAPSVMLGYHNQREATQEALRGGWMHTGDMGRIDEDGYIYIVDRKKDMLICSGMNVYPREVEEVLYQHPAVAEAAVVGMVDELRGEVPVAFIALAEGKSATEREIISFCRERLARFKVPRKIEFRDQLPKTATGKILKQDLRNEQ; translated from the coding sequence ATGACGCTGGGCAAGATGCTTGACGAGAGCGCGCGCAGGTTCCGCCATCGCGCCTGCTTGATCTTCCGCGGCAAACGTACGACCTACGGGGAGTTCGCCGACCTCACCGACCGCTACGCACGCGCCATGTACGACATCGGCATCCGCAAGGGCGATCGCGTGGCGATTTGGGCGCTCAACGGCCCCGAGTTCGTCACCGCCTACTACGGCAACGCCAAGCTCGGTGCGATCAGCGTCCCCATCAACACGACGTTCACGCCGGAGGAGGCGCACTACATCCTCTCCGACGCCGGGGCGAAGGCGATTGTCGCTCATGCCGCCTACGAGCCGGCGCTGCACCAGATCTGGCAGCGGCTGCCGGACTTGCAGCACGGCATCGTCATCCCCGCGGAGGACGCGCCAAGCTCCTTCCTGCGCTGGGACGATCTCATGCAGCAGGGGGCCGATGCCCTGGCGCGCGCCGACGAGTCGGCCCTCGACTTCAAGGAGCGGGGCATGACCCGCGACGTGGCCGTGTTCCTGTACACCTCCGGGACGACCGGGCACCCCAAAGGCGCCATGCTCACCCACCGCAACATCATCTGGGACGCCGAGGCCTGCCATCGGGCGATACCCCTCGACCGGGACGACGTCGCCTTGTGCGTCTTGCCGATGTTCCACAGTTTCGCTGAGTTGGTGCTGATGGTGTTCCCGGTGACCATCGGCGCCTCGGTCGCGATCCTCGAGCGGTTCATCCCTGCGAACGTGCTGCAAGCGATTCACGAGCACGAGGTGACGCTCTTCTGCGGGGTGCCGAGCATGTTTGCAGTAATGCTCCAGGTGCCCCGGGAGCAGCGCCCGCCGATAACCACGCTGAAGTACTGTGTTTCGGGCGGCGCGCCGCTGCCGGCGAAGGTATTCCAGGGATTCAAGGCGGAGTTCGGGGTGCCCATCCTCGAAGGTGACGGCCCCACGGAGTGCTCGCCTGTCGTTTCGGTCAACCCGCTCGAGGGGCCGCACAAGATCGGCAGCGTCGGCCTGCCCTTGCCGGGCATCCAGGTGAAGATCTTCGACGAGCACGACCGCGAGGTGCGCACCGGCGAGATCGGCGAGATCGTGGTCAAGGCGCCGAGCGTGATGCTGGGGTACCACAACCAGCGCGAGGCGACGCAGGAGGCGCTGCGCGGCGGCTGGATGCACACCGGCGACATGGGACGTATTGACGAGGACGGCTATATCTACATCGTGGACCGCAAGAAGGACATGCTCATCTGCAGCGGCATGAACGTCTATCCGCGCGAGGTCGAGGAGGTGTTGTACCAGCACCCGGCGGTGGCCGAAGCGGCCGTCGTGGGCATGGTCGACGAATTGCGCGGCGAGGTGCCGGTGGCTTTCATCGCGTTGGCGGAGGGCAAGAGCGCGACCGAAAGAGAGATCATCTCGTTCTGCCGGGAGCGCTTGGCACGGTTCAAGGTGCCGCGCAAGATCGAGTTCCGCGACCAGTTGCCGAAGACGGCGACCGGCAAGATTCTCAAGCAGGATCTCCGCAACGAGCAGTGA
- a CDS encoding histidine--tRNA ligase — MRYSAPRGTQDILPEDVCRWQRLEACFRDLCARYGYREIRTPVFEDMALFARAVGEETDIVAKEMYVFEDRGGRAMALRPEGTAPVVRAYVQHKLYGLPGAQKLYYIAPIFRYERPQAGRYRQHHQVGVEAIGAPGPDIDAEIIALGRDLLDALGVSGGRLEINSVGCRECRPQYRQTLQDALRPVLSELCEVCQGRFDRNPMRILDDKNERCRELTADAPRILDHLCAACRGHFEGLQQCLADLGLEYHVNARIVRGLDYYARTAFEIIHDALAAKDTVIGGGRYDGLVEELGGPPTPGVGFGAGVERMLLIMEAQGAAPPRADGMVYVAAADDAARKAALRALRGLRSAGIAADMDYSARSLKAQMKEANRVGASRVVILGEDELRSGAATVRDMATGEQTQVALSDLPGALGGKVCK; from the coding sequence ATGCGCTACTCAGCTCCCCGTGGGACTCAGGACATATTGCCGGAAGACGTGTGCCGCTGGCAGCGACTGGAGGCGTGCTTTCGCGACCTCTGCGCGCGCTACGGCTACCGCGAGATCCGCACGCCGGTGTTCGAGGACATGGCGTTGTTCGCCCGCGCGGTGGGCGAGGAGACCGACATCGTCGCCAAGGAGATGTACGTCTTCGAGGACCGCGGGGGCCGGGCGATGGCGCTGCGCCCCGAGGGCACCGCGCCGGTCGTGCGCGCGTACGTGCAGCACAAGCTGTACGGGCTGCCCGGGGCGCAGAAGCTGTACTACATCGCGCCGATATTCCGCTATGAGCGTCCGCAAGCCGGGCGCTATCGCCAACATCACCAGGTCGGCGTGGAGGCCATCGGTGCGCCGGGGCCGGACATTGACGCCGAGATCATCGCCCTCGGGCGCGACTTGCTGGACGCTCTCGGCGTCAGCGGCGGCCGCCTCGAGATCAACAGCGTCGGGTGTCGGGAGTGCCGCCCGCAATACCGGCAGACACTTCAGGATGCACTGCGCCCGGTGCTCTCCGAGCTGTGCGAGGTGTGTCAAGGTCGCTTCGACCGCAACCCGATGCGCATACTCGACGACAAGAACGAGCGCTGCCGCGAGTTGACTGCCGACGCGCCGAGGATCCTGGATCACCTGTGCGCGGCGTGTCGCGGCCACTTCGAGGGCTTGCAGCAGTGCCTCGCGGACCTCGGGCTGGAGTATCACGTCAACGCTCGCATCGTGCGCGGCCTCGACTACTACGCGCGCACGGCGTTCGAGATCATCCATGATGCGCTGGCGGCCAAGGACACCGTTATCGGCGGCGGCCGCTACGACGGCCTGGTCGAGGAGTTGGGCGGGCCGCCGACGCCCGGGGTCGGCTTCGGCGCGGGCGTCGAGCGCATGCTCCTCATCATGGAGGCGCAAGGTGCGGCGCCTCCGCGCGCCGACGGCATGGTGTACGTGGCGGCGGCCGACGACGCCGCACGCAAGGCGGCGCTGCGGGCGCTGCGGGGACTGCGGTCCGCGGGCATCGCCGCGGACATGGACTACAGCGCGCGCAGCCTCAAGGCCCAGATGAAGGAGGCGAACCGCGTCGGCGCGTCGCGCGTGGTGATACTGGGTGAAGACGAACTCAGGTCAGGCGCGGCCACCGTACGCGACATGGCGACGGGCGAGCAGACCCAAGTGGCGCTGAGCGATCTGCCGGGTGCGCTCGGCGGCAAGGTGTGCAAATGA
- the hisI gene encoding phosphoribosyl-AMP cyclohydrolase gives MELPELKYGADGLVPAIAQDAGTGEVLMVAYMNAEAFRQTVETGYATYFSRSRQKLWVKGETSGNRQRVLELYLDCDLDAVLMKIEQIGGAACHTGFRSCFYRKLEDGELEVVGEKVFEPEQGE, from the coding sequence ATGGAACTGCCTGAACTGAAATACGGCGCGGATGGCCTGGTGCCGGCGATTGCACAGGATGCGGGAACCGGCGAGGTGTTGATGGTGGCATACATGAACGCCGAGGCGTTTCGCCAAACGGTGGAGACCGGTTACGCGACGTACTTCAGCCGGTCGCGCCAGAAGCTGTGGGTCAAAGGCGAGACCTCCGGCAACCGGCAGCGGGTGCTCGAATTGTACCTGGACTGCGACCTCGACGCGGTGTTGATGAAAATCGAGCAGATCGGCGGCGCGGCGTGCCACACGGGGTTCCGGTCGTGCTTCTATCGCAAGCTCGAGGACGGGGAACTCGAGGTCGTCGGCGAGAAGGTGTTCGAGCCGGAACAGGGGGAATAA
- the rnc gene encoding ribonuclease III, with protein sequence MHRQHLDIKQRRELERRLGTTFRRPRLLVEALVHRSYRPEGEPDLSNERLEFLGDAVLGQVIAEHLYHKFPDWSEGDLTKLKAAVVSEVTLSEAARHIGLGDFLILAKGEAQSGGRDRPSLLSDALEAIIGATYLDRGLRAARALVLRLLDEPIRVLEQDEQRRDYKTLLQELTQSRHKQPPVYRVAAEEGPDHDKTFAVEVRFSTHLLGEGVGKSKKEAEQKAAKEALEDMERLERIVGSAN encoded by the coding sequence ATGCATCGACAGCACTTGGACATTAAGCAGCGGCGAGAACTCGAGCGTCGGCTCGGTACCACCTTCCGCCGCCCGCGGCTGTTGGTGGAAGCGCTGGTGCACCGTTCGTATCGCCCGGAGGGCGAACCGGACCTCAGCAACGAGCGCCTGGAGTTCCTGGGCGACGCCGTGCTCGGGCAGGTCATCGCCGAGCACCTCTACCACAAGTTCCCGGACTGGAGCGAGGGCGACCTCACCAAGCTCAAGGCCGCAGTGGTGAGCGAGGTGACGCTCAGCGAAGCCGCTCGCCACATCGGCCTCGGCGACTTCCTGATCCTCGCGAAAGGGGAGGCGCAAAGCGGCGGGCGTGACCGGCCGTCTCTGCTGTCTGACGCTCTGGAAGCGATCATCGGCGCCACCTACCTCGACCGCGGGCTGCGCGCCGCGCGCGCGCTGGTGCTGCGGTTGCTGGACGAGCCGATCCGGGTTCTGGAGCAGGACGAGCAGCGGCGTGACTACAAGACGCTGCTCCAGGAGCTGACGCAGAGCCGGCACAAACAACCGCCGGTCTACCGCGTCGCCGCCGAGGAGGGGCCGGATCACGACAAGACCTTCGCGGTGGAGGTGCGCTTCAGCACCCACCTGCTTGGTGAAGGTGTCGGCAAGAGCAAGAAGGAGGCGGAGCAAAAAGCGGCTAAGGAGGCGCTCGAGGACATGGAACGGCTCGAGCGCATCGTCGGCAGCGCCAACTAG
- a CDS encoding sugar phosphate isomerase/epimerase, whose protein sequence is MRIGFVTRYSQERAEFAGGAGFDGLEIAVGGALPAKSEVRRIKETMASNGLATLTVFHGENYAAADAAAARKARSNFGKVCGIARELGTKIVTLNAWVPRDASLTNKFAHYKRTFGELAKVARDKGCVIAIENCPHGFCNIAWSPANWERMFDELPTKAIGLEFDPSHLVWQGIDYVSALRRFADRVYAFHAKDTEIMGDVLGYVGISGPGWWRFRIPGHGDINWKRLFTVLDDINYSRDVIIEHEDPVFSGDRCDDGLRLGLKFLRQFVV, encoded by the coding sequence ATGCGGATCGGATTCGTGACCAGGTATTCGCAGGAGCGCGCGGAGTTCGCCGGCGGGGCAGGCTTCGACGGCCTCGAGATTGCAGTGGGCGGCGCGCTGCCGGCCAAGTCCGAGGTGCGGCGGATCAAGGAGACGATGGCGAGCAACGGCCTCGCCACGCTCACGGTCTTCCACGGCGAGAACTATGCCGCCGCCGACGCCGCCGCCGCGCGCAAGGCCCGCAGCAACTTCGGCAAGGTGTGCGGCATCGCCCGCGAGTTGGGCACGAAGATCGTGACGCTCAACGCCTGGGTGCCCCGCGACGCATCGCTCACCAACAAGTTCGCCCACTACAAGCGCACCTTCGGCGAGCTCGCCAAGGTCGCGCGCGATAAGGGCTGCGTCATCGCCATCGAGAACTGCCCCCACGGGTTCTGCAACATCGCGTGGAGCCCCGCCAACTGGGAGCGCATGTTCGACGAGTTGCCGACCAAGGCGATCGGGCTGGAGTTCGATCCATCGCACCTGGTGTGGCAGGGGATAGACTACGTGTCCGCTCTACGGCGGTTCGCGGACCGCGTCTATGCGTTCCACGCCAAGGACACCGAGATCATGGGCGATGTCCTCGGCTACGTCGGCATCTCCGGACCCGGCTGGTGGCGCTTCCGCATCCCGGGCCACGGCGACATCAACTGGAAGCGGCTGTTCACCGTGCTCGATGATATCAACTACAGTAGGGACGTCATCATCGAACACGAGGATCCGGTGTTCTCCGGCGATCGCTGCGATGACGGCCTGCGGCTGGGGCTCAAGTTCCTGCGCCAGTTCGTGGTGTAG
- the aspS gene encoding aspartate--tRNA ligase: protein MTRTHHSGELRAEHVGDHVRLAGWAQTTRDHGGLIFIDLRDRSGVVQVVFDPAQAPKAHEAAQRVRSEYVLAVAGEVTRRPEGTENPDMPTGQVEVRAQELEILNASRTPPFEIADDKPVDEMVRLRYRHLDLRTGRMQRNLRVRHEMAQAVRGYLNAQGFWEIETPLLIRSTPEGARDFLVPCRLQPGKFYALPQSPQLLKQLLMASGMERYYQIARCLRDEDLRADRQPEFTQIDLEMSFADEEAVIAVSEGITQAALAAAGVQVTPPFPRLTYREAMDRFGTDKPDLRYGMELKDISECFRETQFRVFRQALEQGSIITALAAPGCGEFSRARLDALVDAATKLGARGLVWMVVEQDGLRSPVAKHLSEDEQRAVTAAAGAAAGDLILIAADERDRACSILGSLRQQLAGELGLAKAGDLKLLWVTDFPLFERGEDGAVQAMHHPFSSPKEEDLALLDSEPLAVRGRLYDLVLDGNEIASGSIRIHRRDLQEQVLRLINMPLEEAQRRFGFLLEAFEYGAPPHGGIAFGFDRLVALAVGEESIREVIAFPKTAAGTDPLTRAPTDVDAEQLAELDLRLVPRKPQAPGDDKTEVPS, encoded by the coding sequence ATGACGCGGACTCACCACAGCGGCGAGCTGCGTGCGGAGCACGTCGGCGACCACGTGCGCCTCGCCGGATGGGCGCAGACGACGCGCGACCACGGCGGGCTGATCTTCATTGACCTGCGCGACCGATCCGGCGTCGTACAGGTCGTCTTTGACCCGGCACAGGCGCCCAAAGCGCACGAGGCTGCGCAGCGCGTGCGCTCGGAATACGTCCTCGCCGTCGCCGGCGAGGTGACGCGGCGTCCGGAAGGCACCGAGAACCCCGACATGCCGACCGGCCAGGTCGAGGTGCGGGCACAGGAACTCGAGATCCTCAATGCGTCGCGCACGCCGCCCTTCGAGATCGCCGACGACAAGCCGGTGGATGAGATGGTGCGCCTGCGCTATCGGCATCTCGACCTGCGCACGGGCCGCATGCAGCGCAACCTGCGCGTGCGCCACGAGATGGCGCAGGCGGTGCGTGGGTACCTCAACGCTCAGGGATTCTGGGAGATCGAAACCCCGCTGCTCATCCGCAGCACCCCCGAAGGCGCGCGCGACTTCCTGGTGCCGTGCCGCCTCCAGCCCGGCAAGTTCTACGCCCTGCCGCAGTCGCCGCAGCTTCTCAAGCAACTGCTCATGGCCAGCGGCATGGAGCGCTACTACCAGATCGCGCGCTGCCTGCGCGACGAGGATCTGCGCGCCGACCGCCAGCCCGAGTTCACGCAGATTGACCTCGAAATGTCGTTCGCCGACGAGGAGGCCGTCATCGCCGTCAGCGAGGGCATCACCCAGGCGGCCCTCGCCGCCGCCGGCGTCCAGGTCACCCCGCCATTTCCCAGACTCACCTACCGCGAGGCGATGGATCGCTTCGGCACCGATAAGCCCGACCTGCGGTACGGCATGGAGTTGAAGGACATCTCGGAGTGCTTCCGCGAGACGCAGTTCCGTGTCTTCCGCCAGGCGCTCGAGCAGGGGAGTATCATCACGGCGCTGGCTGCGCCGGGCTGTGGCGAGTTCTCTCGCGCCCGGCTCGACGCCCTGGTGGACGCCGCGACCAAGCTCGGAGCGCGAGGCCTGGTGTGGATGGTCGTCGAACAAGACGGGCTGCGCTCGCCGGTGGCGAAACATCTCTCCGAGGATGAGCAGCGCGCGGTGACTGCCGCCGCCGGCGCCGCAGCGGGCGACCTCATCCTCATCGCCGCGGACGAGCGTGACCGCGCGTGCTCCATCCTGGGTTCCTTGCGACAGCAGTTGGCCGGGGAGTTGGGGCTCGCCAAGGCGGGCGACCTCAAGCTCCTGTGGGTCACCGACTTCCCGCTGTTCGAGCGTGGGGAGGACGGGGCGGTGCAAGCCATGCACCATCCCTTCTCCAGCCCGAAGGAGGAGGATCTCGCGCTGCTTGACAGCGAGCCGCTCGCCGTTCGGGGACGGCTGTACGATCTGGTGCTCGACGGCAACGAGATCGCGAGCGGGAGCATCCGAATTCACCGGCGCGATCTCCAGGAGCAGGTGCTGCGGTTGATCAACATGCCGCTGGAGGAGGCGCAGCGGCGGTTCGGCTTCCTGCTCGAGGCGTTCGAGTACGGCGCGCCGCCCCACGGAGGCATCGCCTTCGGCTTCGACCGCTTGGTGGCGCTCGCGGTGGGCGAGGAGAGCATACGCGAGGTAATCGCCTTCCCGAAGACCGCCGCCGGCACCGATCCCTTGACCCGCGCGCCGACCGATGTTGATGCGGAACAGCTTGCCGAACTGGATCTGCGCCTGGTGCCGCGCAAGCCGCAAGCGCCAGGCGACGACAAAACGGAGGTGCCATCATGA
- the hisA gene encoding 1-(5-phosphoribosyl)-5-[(5-phosphoribosylamino)methylideneamino]imidazole-4-carboxamide isomerase, which translates to MYVIPAIDLRGGRCVRLFQGRFSLETVYANNPVEVAKRWEQAGARRLHVVDLDGAREGKPMHLEAIAAMCGAVACPVQVGGGMRTPEAVEQVLGAGADRAIVGTALTESEEAAGEFFSRFGDAVVAGVDARDGMVATQGWEEVTEIKAVDFAGRLEALGARRIIYTDILHDGTLEGHNVAALTELVQALAIPVVAAGGIGTREHIKAIAGAGAEAAVVGRALYTGDLPPEIAAEVFAAQADAPGYGGQ; encoded by the coding sequence TTGTATGTGATACCTGCGATAGACCTGCGCGGCGGGCGCTGCGTGCGGCTGTTCCAGGGGCGATTCAGCCTGGAGACGGTGTACGCGAATAACCCCGTAGAGGTTGCGAAGCGCTGGGAGCAGGCGGGGGCGCGGCGGCTGCACGTCGTGGATCTGGACGGCGCGCGCGAGGGCAAGCCGATGCACCTCGAGGCCATCGCGGCGATGTGCGGCGCGGTGGCGTGCCCGGTGCAGGTCGGGGGAGGCATGCGGACGCCGGAGGCCGTGGAGCAGGTTCTGGGCGCTGGCGCGGATCGAGCCATCGTCGGCACCGCGCTGACGGAGAGCGAGGAGGCCGCGGGCGAGTTCTTCTCGCGCTTCGGGGACGCGGTTGTCGCAGGGGTTGACGCGCGCGACGGCATGGTGGCGACGCAGGGTTGGGAAGAAGTGACCGAGATCAAGGCGGTGGATTTCGCGGGGCGACTCGAAGCCCTGGGCGCGCGGCGAATCATCTACACCGACATCCTGCATGACGGCACGCTGGAGGGGCACAACGTCGCGGCGCTGACCGAACTCGTGCAGGCGCTAGCGATTCCGGTCGTTGCGGCTGGTGGCATCGGCACGCGCGAGCACATCAAGGCCATCGCCGGCGCGGGGGCCGAAGCGGCGGTCGTCGGCCGCGCACTGTACACCGGCGACCTGCCGCCGGAGATTGCGGCGGAGGTCTTCGCGGCGCAGGCAGACGCCCCCGGCTACGGAGGGCAATAG
- the hisF gene encoding imidazole glycerol phosphate synthase subunit HisF: protein MLAKRLIPCLDVTAGRVVKGTRFVNLRDAGDPVELAARYSDEGADELVFLDITASHQQRDIMADIAARAAEQVFIPYTVGGGLRSLDDIREILKAGADKVSINTRAVEVPNVVSEAAQRFGSQCIVVAIDAKRKVSDNPWDVKSKSPSWEVYTHGGRKPTGLDAVEWAGRAAELGAGEILLTSMDADGTKQGYDLELTRAVADAVPIPVIASGGAGTPEHIAQAFTEGHADAALIASITHFRELSVNEIKQHLAERQIPVRFEPDMPELKPG from the coding sequence ATGCTCGCCAAGCGACTCATACCGTGTCTCGACGTGACGGCGGGGCGAGTGGTCAAAGGCACGCGGTTCGTCAACCTGCGCGACGCGGGCGATCCGGTCGAGCTTGCGGCGCGGTACTCGGACGAGGGCGCGGACGAGCTGGTCTTCCTGGACATCACGGCCTCCCACCAGCAGCGCGACATCATGGCGGACATCGCGGCGCGCGCCGCCGAGCAGGTATTCATCCCGTACACCGTGGGCGGCGGGCTGCGCTCGCTGGATGACATTCGCGAGATCCTCAAGGCGGGGGCGGACAAAGTCTCGATCAATACGCGAGCCGTGGAGGTGCCGAACGTCGTTTCGGAGGCGGCGCAGCGATTCGGCTCGCAGTGCATCGTCGTGGCGATTGACGCCAAGCGCAAGGTGTCCGACAATCCCTGGGACGTCAAGTCGAAGTCGCCGTCGTGGGAGGTGTACACGCACGGGGGACGCAAGCCGACGGGACTCGACGCCGTGGAATGGGCGGGCCGCGCGGCGGAACTCGGGGCGGGCGAGATCCTGCTCACGAGCATGGATGCGGACGGCACGAAGCAGGGCTATGACCTCGAGCTGACGCGCGCGGTGGCGGATGCGGTGCCGATTCCGGTGATCGCCTCCGGCGGCGCGGGGACGCCCGAGCACATCGCTCAGGCGTTCACCGAGGGGCATGCGGACGCCGCGCTGATCGCCAGCATCACCCACTTCCGCGAGCTGTCGGTCAACGAGATCAAGCAGCACCTCGCGGAGCGGCAGATTCCGGTGCGTTTCGAGCCGGATATGCCGGAGCTGAAGCCGGGGTAA
- a CDS encoding glycosyltransferase family 2 protein, with amino-acid sequence MHKSAENADASLALSICIVNWNTREHLRDCLASLANHPPSRRHEIIVVDNASEDGSADMVAREFPDVRLIANERNEQYARANNQAIRASAGDMLLLLNPDVQVLAGAIDALLDFMDANPAAGACAPKLVHPDGRVQRSVRSFPTPGALLADVLGLAQLFPRSETLGRYRLTHWDYDSVREVDQPMASALMLRRKALRQVGLFDEQFPLFFNDVDLCYRLRRAAWRTYFVPQAQAIHHVGASTAQARRAALRLSQEGLARFYRKHYRGALSWPAYWG; translated from the coding sequence GTGCACAAATCCGCTGAAAACGCAGATGCGTCGCTCGCCCTGTCCATCTGCATCGTCAACTGGAACACGCGCGAACACCTGCGCGACTGCCTTGCCTCCCTCGCCAATCATCCCCCGAGCCGCCGGCACGAGATCATCGTCGTTGACAACGCCTCGGAGGACGGCAGCGCGGATATGGTCGCGCGCGAGTTTCCTGACGTGCGGCTCATCGCCAACGAGCGGAACGAGCAGTACGCGCGAGCCAACAACCAGGCGATCCGCGCGAGTGCGGGCGACATGCTCCTTTTGCTCAACCCCGACGTGCAGGTGCTGGCGGGCGCGATAGACGCGCTGCTCGATTTCATGGACGCCAACCCGGCGGCGGGGGCGTGCGCGCCGAAGCTGGTGCATCCCGACGGGCGCGTGCAGCGGTCGGTGCGCAGCTTCCCCACGCCCGGAGCGCTGCTCGCTGATGTGCTCGGGCTCGCGCAGCTGTTTCCGCGGAGCGAAACGCTCGGGCGCTATCGGCTGACGCACTGGGATTACGATTCCGTGCGGGAAGTGGACCAGCCGATGGCGTCGGCGCTGATGCTACGGCGCAAGGCGCTGCGTCAAGTCGGCCTGTTCGACGAGCAGTTTCCGCTGTTCTTCAATGACGTGGATCTATGCTACCGGCTGCGTCGGGCGGCGTGGAGGACATACTTCGTGCCGCAGGCGCAGGCGATCCATCACGTCGGCGCGAGCACGGCGCAGGCGCGGCGCGCGGCGCTGCGGTTGAGCCAGGAGGGGCTGGCGCGGTTCTACCGGAAACACTACCGCGGCGCGCTGTCGTGGCCGGCGTATTGGGG
- a CDS encoding inorganic phosphate transporter, giving the protein MLRPLTAAVVGAAVVFDFINGFHDTANAVATSVSTRVLSPMRAVGMAAVLNFVGALISTEVAKTVGRGIVAPSAVTQSVILAALLGAITWNLITWYWGIPSSSSHALVGGVIGAAAAYEGFAILNVSGLIHIFSSLLVSPAVGFVVGLTLMVALFWLFRAAVPARINAHFRRLQVLSAAFVAFSHGTNDAQKSMGIITMALVTGGYLGSFVVPWWVKLVCALAMALGTAAGGWKIIQTMGMRIIKLQPIHGFAAETSSALVIQTASHFGLPVSTTHVISSAIMGVGASKRLSAVRWGVATNIVIAWIVTPPVSAILGGLAYFVISAWA; this is encoded by the coding sequence ATGCTTAGGCCCCTCACCGCCGCCGTTGTTGGGGCCGCCGTCGTCTTCGATTTCATCAACGGTTTTCACGACACGGCCAATGCCGTTGCCACGTCCGTTTCGACACGGGTGCTGTCGCCGATGCGCGCGGTGGGCATGGCGGCAGTCCTCAATTTCGTCGGCGCCCTCATCTCCACCGAGGTCGCGAAGACCGTCGGGAGAGGCATCGTCGCCCCGAGCGCGGTCACGCAAAGCGTGATCCTCGCCGCGCTGCTCGGCGCCATCACGTGGAACCTCATCACGTGGTATTGGGGCATACCGTCGAGTTCGTCGCACGCCCTGGTCGGGGGCGTCATCGGCGCCGCGGCTGCCTACGAGGGATTCGCGATCCTCAATGTGTCCGGCCTCATCCACATCTTCAGCTCCCTGCTTGTATCCCCGGCCGTCGGCTTCGTCGTCGGGTTGACTCTGATGGTCGCGCTGTTCTGGCTCTTCCGCGCGGCGGTGCCGGCCAGAATCAACGCTCACTTCCGTCGGCTGCAAGTCCTCTCCGCCGCCTTCGTCGCATTCAGCCACGGCACGAATGACGCGCAAAAGTCCATGGGCATCATCACCATGGCGCTCGTTACCGGCGGCTACCTCGGTAGCTTCGTCGTCCCGTGGTGGGTCAAGCTGGTGTGCGCCCTCGCTATGGCGCTGGGCACTGCCGCCGGCGGCTGGAAGATCATCCAGACCATGGGCATGCGCATCATCAAGCTCCAGCCTATCCACGGGTTCGCCGCCGAAACCTCATCGGCGCTCGTCATCCAGACCGCCAGCCACTTTGGCCTACCCGTCAGCACCACCCACGTCATCTCCTCCGCCATCATGGGCGTCGGCGCGTCGAAGCGGCTGTCGGCCGTGCGCTGGGGAGTGGCGACGAACATCGTCATCGCGTGGATCGTCACCCCGCCGGTGTCGGCCATCCTCGGTGGCCTGGCTTACTTCGTCATTTCCGCCTGGGCATAG
- a CDS encoding DUF47 domain-containing protein: protein MRLRIIPRNEQFFDLFDAAATNIVQGARYLHQMVNHYDRAAELGKLIEETEHEGDITTHEIMERLNTTFVTPIDPEDIRDLASTLDDILDYIEATADRMILYDVGEPARYMSDLVTILEKSAEEIVKCIGGLHDLKRPRRLLDHCIEINRLENDGDRVSRRALAELFRTATPMDAIKWKEIYEHVEMAIDKCEDIANIIESVVVKYA, encoded by the coding sequence ATGCGTTTGCGTATCATTCCCCGCAATGAACAGTTCTTCGATCTGTTCGATGCTGCGGCGACCAACATCGTCCAGGGCGCGCGTTACTTGCACCAGATGGTGAATCACTATGACCGCGCCGCGGAGCTGGGCAAGCTCATCGAGGAGACCGAACACGAGGGCGACATCACGACCCATGAGATAATGGAGCGCCTCAACACGACCTTCGTCACGCCCATTGATCCCGAGGACATTCGCGACCTCGCATCCACCCTGGACGACATCCTCGATTACATCGAGGCGACCGCTGACCGCATGATACTCTATGATGTCGGAGAGCCGGCGCGGTACATGTCGGATCTCGTGACCATTCTCGAGAAGTCAGCCGAGGAGATCGTCAAGTGCATCGGCGGGCTGCACGACCTCAAGCGGCCTCGCCGCCTACTCGACCACTGCATCGAGATCAACCGCCTGGAGAACGACGGCGACCGCGTGTCGCGCCGCGCCCTCGCCGAGCTGTTCAGGACGGCGACCCCCATGGACGCCATCAAGTGGAAGGAGATCTACGAGCACGTCGAGATGGCCATAGACAAATGCGAGGACATCGCAAACATCATTGAGAGTGTGGTTGTCAAGTATGCGTAG